A genomic window from Arthrobacter globiformis includes:
- a CDS encoding glycosyltransferase family 2 protein codes for MDNETQDSVLLDVVIAVHTPDRPVGRAVASLLEGGLAFADGTPRRLRINVVCHNTDVEPIRERVAPEHRGLVRFLHYVDGIKSPAGPFNHGIAEATGTWVAIMGSDDSVEPGALAQWVEAAERDGSDVLIAPMAHAGGGTIRTPVLRRTRRGHLDPVADRLTYRTAPLGLLKLSLVRQLGLTFPPRYATGEDQSFSAKLWFSGAKISYGRGLPRYLVHADAAVRVTHTPRPVTEDLAFATDLVLSEWFAGLPPRAREAIVTKILRVHVFGHVLLRAEAGTWDQEDAREMAQELRKLLFGAPNAARPLSLADRKLLDAVAREESDVEVMKSLALARRRFVSPQTWVPRDVTRVLHPEAPFRFMSASALV; via the coding sequence GTGGACAACGAAACACAGGACTCCGTGCTGCTCGACGTGGTGATTGCCGTGCACACCCCGGACCGGCCGGTAGGGCGGGCCGTGGCATCCCTGCTGGAGGGCGGCCTGGCCTTCGCGGACGGCACGCCGCGGCGCCTGCGGATCAACGTGGTCTGCCACAACACGGACGTGGAGCCGATCCGGGAGCGTGTGGCCCCCGAGCACCGCGGGCTGGTCCGCTTCCTGCACTACGTGGACGGCATCAAAAGCCCGGCAGGTCCTTTCAACCACGGTATCGCCGAAGCCACGGGCACCTGGGTGGCCATCATGGGCAGCGATGACTCCGTCGAACCCGGGGCCCTGGCACAGTGGGTGGAGGCTGCGGAACGGGACGGTTCCGACGTTCTGATCGCCCCCATGGCGCATGCCGGGGGCGGCACGATCCGCACCCCCGTGCTCCGCCGTACCCGGCGCGGCCACCTGGACCCGGTGGCGGACCGCCTCACCTACCGCACCGCGCCGCTGGGACTCCTGAAACTCTCACTTGTCCGGCAACTCGGCCTCACGTTTCCGCCGCGGTACGCCACGGGGGAGGACCAGTCCTTTTCCGCGAAGCTGTGGTTTTCCGGAGCGAAGATCAGCTACGGCCGGGGCCTGCCCCGCTACCTGGTGCATGCCGACGCCGCCGTCCGCGTGACCCATACGCCGCGGCCGGTCACGGAAGACCTGGCCTTCGCCACCGACCTCGTGCTGTCCGAGTGGTTTGCGGGGCTTCCGCCGCGCGCCAGGGAAGCGATCGTCACGAAGATCCTCCGCGTGCATGTCTTCGGGCATGTCCTGCTGCGCGCCGAAGCCGGAACCTGGGACCAGGAAGACGCCCGGGAGATGGCCCAGGAGCTGCGGAAGCTGCTGTTCGGGGCGCCGAACGCTGCCCGTCCGCTCTCGCTGGCGGACAGAAAACTGCTCGACGCCGTCGCGCGCGAGGAGTCGGACGTGGAAGTGATGAAGTCGCTGGCACTGGCCCGTCGCCGCTTTGTCAGCCCGCAGACGTGGGTGCCCCGCGACGTCACCAGGGTGCTGCACCCGGAAGCGCCCTTCCGGTTCATGAGCGCCTCGGCCCTCGTGTAG
- a CDS encoding glycosyltransferase, which produces MRSEPRVLQFNDCAFVARNMVRAAARAGIEWSYMPPEQVRPMTAAPGNPLLARARFVPFVARRALRLRAADVVHVHYGTSARLLRERGMPRRPYALTLHGSDIRKQWADAQFHGEIQQAIDGAAHVFFANNDTAENARRARPDAEFLPALVDAAALPEWHPGGRPSILFVSRWDDDKGVERQLELARKLSAAVGNRAEILGLNWGPGAEAARQNGVTLLERMPQDDFHRIMAQAHMTIGQATNNFATSEFEALCMGAPLAALGSRLPRPDDGTTPPVIEGTDEDVVEQVVAALDDPVAATNRLGGREWALPRYDAAAFIPRLRALYSDIATDRA; this is translated from the coding sequence TTGAGGTCCGAACCCAGGGTTCTTCAGTTCAACGACTGTGCCTTCGTGGCCCGCAACATGGTGCGGGCCGCGGCGAGGGCCGGCATCGAGTGGTCGTACATGCCGCCGGAGCAGGTCCGGCCCATGACCGCTGCTCCGGGGAACCCGCTCCTTGCCCGGGCGCGGTTCGTTCCCTTCGTCGCGCGCCGGGCGCTTCGGCTCCGTGCGGCCGACGTCGTGCATGTCCACTACGGAACGAGCGCACGGCTGCTCCGGGAGCGCGGCATGCCGCGCCGGCCGTACGCCCTCACCCTGCACGGGAGCGATATCCGGAAGCAGTGGGCGGATGCGCAGTTCCACGGCGAGATCCAGCAGGCGATCGACGGGGCGGCCCATGTTTTCTTCGCAAATAACGACACCGCAGAGAACGCCCGCCGGGCCCGGCCCGACGCCGAGTTCCTCCCCGCACTGGTGGATGCCGCGGCACTGCCCGAGTGGCACCCTGGCGGCCGGCCCTCCATTCTCTTCGTCTCACGCTGGGATGACGACAAGGGCGTGGAGCGGCAGCTGGAGCTGGCTCGAAAGCTCAGCGCCGCCGTCGGGAACCGGGCAGAAATCCTCGGCCTGAACTGGGGGCCCGGCGCGGAAGCTGCGCGCCAGAACGGGGTGACCCTGCTGGAACGGATGCCGCAGGACGACTTCCACCGGATCATGGCGCAGGCACACATGACCATTGGCCAGGCCACCAACAACTTCGCCACCAGCGAGTTCGAGGCCCTCTGCATGGGTGCCCCGCTGGCTGCCCTGGGATCCCGGCTCCCGCGGCCCGACGACGGGACCACGCCGCCGGTGATCGAGGGAACCGATGAGGACGTGGTGGAGCAGGTCGTGGCGGCTCTGGATGACCCCGTTGCGGCCACCAACCGGCTGGGCGGACGCGAGTGGGCGCTGCCCCGCTACGACGCGGCAGCCTTCATACCGCGCCTGAGGGCGCTGTATTCGGATATCGCGACCGACCGGGCCTAG
- a CDS encoding glycosyltransferase: MKILVVATWYPHDENPTEAPFNAEHVEAIRGRGHDVRVVHVRLGSALGMPGKASGLWEGTPVRRIAADPKRPFTLVQAARMLAREMAWADAVHTMAFSSILVTMLPWAARTLAGRGRAWVHTEHWNGVVNPASVSPLWEKLAGVRAVLRLPHVVTGVTGQLAREMQRFARPGAAVVVPCVVKGRGAVVPASFGNPLRLAAVGGLVARKRPLEAVETIAWLREHGTEVHLTWVGDGPLRAAVESRVAELGLGDHVTLAGSVRPAEVARHLSAADLFFLPTAQENFFTSAAEALAAGRAVVATRVGGFSDYADAANSRLVEDVTPESLGRAVLDAREAFKGVPAEDIARPIRERFSPEAVGELFDRAYTAALARA; encoded by the coding sequence ATGAAGATCCTGGTAGTTGCCACGTGGTACCCCCATGACGAAAACCCCACCGAGGCGCCCTTCAACGCCGAACATGTGGAAGCCATCCGTGGCCGGGGACACGACGTGCGGGTGGTCCATGTGAGGCTCGGAAGCGCGCTCGGCATGCCAGGGAAGGCGTCCGGCCTGTGGGAGGGAACGCCGGTGCGGCGCATTGCTGCCGATCCAAAACGCCCCTTCACCCTCGTGCAGGCGGCACGGATGCTTGCCCGGGAAATGGCCTGGGCGGACGCCGTCCACACCATGGCGTTCTCCTCCATCCTCGTCACGATGCTGCCATGGGCTGCCCGGACCCTTGCCGGCCGTGGGCGGGCGTGGGTGCATACGGAACACTGGAACGGCGTGGTCAACCCGGCGAGCGTTTCACCGCTGTGGGAAAAGCTGGCCGGAGTCCGGGCGGTTCTGCGGCTGCCCCATGTGGTCACCGGCGTTACCGGACAGCTGGCCAGGGAGATGCAGCGGTTTGCGCGGCCGGGCGCCGCGGTGGTGGTGCCGTGCGTGGTCAAGGGGCGGGGCGCCGTCGTACCTGCATCATTCGGGAATCCGCTCCGGCTGGCCGCCGTCGGAGGGCTGGTTGCCAGGAAGCGGCCGCTGGAGGCGGTGGAAACGATAGCCTGGCTCAGGGAGCACGGTACGGAAGTCCATCTGACCTGGGTGGGGGATGGGCCGCTGCGGGCCGCGGTGGAGTCCCGTGTTGCGGAGCTCGGACTGGGAGACCATGTGACGCTGGCTGGCTCGGTCCGGCCCGCCGAGGTGGCCCGGCACCTGTCGGCCGCCGATCTCTTCTTCCTTCCCACGGCCCAGGAAAATTTCTTTACGTCCGCGGCGGAGGCCCTTGCTGCCGGCCGCGCCGTGGTTGCCACCCGGGTGGGAGGCTTCAGCGACTACGCCGACGCTGCCAACAGCAGGCTGGTGGAGGACGTGACGCCGGAATCACTGGGACGTGCAGTGCTGGACGCCAGGGAGGCGTTCAAGGGCGTGCCCGCCGAGGACATTGCCCGCCCCATCCGGGAGAGGTTCTCACCGGAGGCCGTGGGCGAGCTGTTCGACCGTGCCTATACGGCGGCGTTGGCACGTGCCTGA
- a CDS encoding glycosyltransferase family A protein, which produces MSQSIEVVIPVHDVQRPFKRAVGSALEQRAELSRLGVELRVTVVLHNLGAAAGEVSKGAEAGSESAASAAFDGVTWLTCDDGVPSPAGPRNRALDESTATFLSFLDSDDHLEPGSLAAWWKAAQPDSASAVIAPLRTPEGTILPAPRIRPSKPAVLDPLKDGLAYRSVPYGLLRRSVLTDIGFRYAEGLRTGEDIEATLKLWFRSGPVCYPYGAPAYHQTDDSGAGRVTSSLSNLADEFRWLERLLGSEWLQQAQVAERRAVALKVLRVHGIGALLRRAGASGVPDNALWNEAERAYWSDISSRLYAFAGGSLPELSRRDAELTQAAAAAADVQSLRTAVERHRAAGRLGDLVPASPAAILSRDSVLRHYLTERLRTRAGVFSRS; this is translated from the coding sequence ATGAGCCAGAGCATCGAAGTGGTCATTCCCGTCCATGATGTACAACGACCCTTCAAACGCGCTGTCGGCTCCGCCCTGGAACAGCGCGCCGAGCTGTCCCGGCTGGGTGTTGAACTCCGGGTGACAGTGGTACTGCACAACCTGGGTGCCGCCGCCGGGGAGGTCAGCAAGGGTGCCGAAGCCGGTTCTGAGTCTGCGGCCAGCGCTGCGTTCGACGGCGTCACCTGGCTGACGTGCGACGACGGTGTCCCGTCCCCCGCCGGACCCCGGAACCGGGCGCTGGACGAAAGCACGGCAACGTTTCTGAGCTTCCTTGACTCGGATGACCATCTGGAACCCGGGTCGCTGGCTGCGTGGTGGAAGGCCGCCCAGCCGGACAGTGCTTCGGCAGTCATCGCCCCGCTGCGCACTCCGGAGGGAACCATCCTGCCGGCCCCCCGCATCCGGCCCTCGAAGCCGGCCGTCCTGGATCCCCTCAAGGACGGGCTGGCCTACCGGAGCGTGCCGTATGGCCTGCTCCGCCGATCAGTGCTCACAGACATCGGTTTCCGGTACGCGGAGGGGCTGCGGACCGGTGAGGACATCGAGGCCACCCTAAAGCTCTGGTTCCGCTCCGGCCCCGTCTGCTATCCCTACGGTGCCCCCGCCTATCACCAGACCGACGATTCCGGTGCCGGCCGCGTCACCAGTTCCCTCAGCAACCTGGCGGACGAATTCAGGTGGCTGGAACGGCTGCTCGGGTCTGAGTGGCTGCAGCAGGCCCAGGTCGCCGAGCGGCGCGCCGTGGCACTGAAGGTCCTGCGCGTCCACGGGATCGGCGCGCTGCTCCGGCGTGCCGGCGCGTCCGGCGTCCCGGACAATGCCCTCTGGAACGAGGCGGAACGCGCCTACTGGTCCGATATCTCCTCGCGGCTGTATGCCTTTGCCGGCGGCTCCTTGCCGGAACTGAGCCGCCGGGACGCGGAACTGACGCAGGCGGCCGCCGCGGCGGCCGATGTTCAGTCGCTGCGCACCGCCGTCGAACGCCACCGGGCGGCGGGCCGCCTGGGCGACCTTGTCCCGGCGAGCCCCGCGGCGATCCTGTCCCGGGACTCGGTGCTGCGGCATTACCTGACGGAACGGCTGCGCACCCGGGCCGGCGTCTTTTCCCGGTCCTGA
- the wecB gene encoding non-hydrolyzing UDP-N-acetylglucosamine 2-epimerase has translation MRILSVVGARPQFVKLAPIAAAMEGQAEHLIAHTGQHYDELMSDVFFRDLGIPAPDFNLGVGSGKHGAQTGAMLHGLEEILEQSAPDCVLVYGDTNSTLAAAIAAIKMHIPVAHLEAGLRSFNRRMPEEHNRVLTDHSADLLLAPTEVAVKHLATEGLAERTVLVGDVMTDVLFKVRDMLDGGDQPLPVDAAPGEYYVCTIHRPDNTDSPERLAAIVGSLASLEKPVFLLAHPRLVNLAAKHGIELEQGAVRVASPLAYPQLVHAVRNSAGVITDSGGLQKEAFLLRTPCTTIRPETEWVETVELGWNVLVSKDLSILADTVQRPAPAATDATPYGDGHAAERTVEALIQAFGS, from the coding sequence ATGCGAATTCTCAGCGTCGTTGGCGCACGTCCCCAGTTTGTGAAACTTGCGCCGATTGCGGCGGCCATGGAAGGCCAGGCAGAACACCTGATCGCCCACACGGGCCAGCACTATGACGAGCTCATGAGCGATGTGTTCTTCCGCGATCTCGGCATTCCCGCCCCCGATTTTAACCTTGGCGTGGGTTCAGGCAAGCACGGAGCCCAGACCGGTGCCATGCTGCACGGGCTGGAAGAAATCCTGGAACAGTCTGCCCCTGATTGCGTCCTCGTGTACGGTGACACCAACTCCACCCTCGCCGCGGCCATCGCCGCCATCAAGATGCACATCCCCGTTGCGCACCTCGAGGCCGGACTGCGGTCCTTCAACCGCCGCATGCCCGAAGAGCACAACCGCGTCCTCACCGACCACAGCGCCGACCTCCTGCTGGCTCCCACCGAGGTGGCCGTCAAGCACCTCGCCACCGAGGGCCTCGCCGAGAGGACCGTCCTGGTGGGCGATGTCATGACGGACGTCCTCTTCAAGGTCCGCGACATGCTCGACGGCGGCGACCAGCCTCTGCCGGTCGATGCGGCTCCGGGCGAATATTACGTCTGCACCATCCACCGTCCGGACAACACCGACTCCCCGGAACGCCTCGCCGCCATCGTCGGGTCCCTGGCCAGCCTGGAGAAGCCGGTATTCCTGCTGGCCCACCCCCGGCTCGTCAACCTTGCTGCCAAGCACGGCATCGAGCTGGAGCAGGGAGCGGTGCGCGTTGCGTCGCCGCTCGCCTATCCGCAGCTGGTCCACGCCGTCCGCAACAGCGCCGGCGTCATCACCGACTCCGGCGGACTGCAGAAGGAAGCTTTCCTGCTCAGGACCCCCTGCACGACGATCCGTCCCGAAACCGAATGGGTGGAAACCGTGGAGCTCGGCTGGAACGTGCTGGTGAGCAAGGACCTGAGCATCCTGGCCGACACCGTACAGCGGCCGGCACCTGCGGCGACGGATGCCACTCCCTATGGCGACGGCCATGCCGCCGAACGCACCGTGGAAGCGCTGATTCAGGCCTTCGGAAGCTGA